The following coding sequences lie in one Capnocytophaga stomatis genomic window:
- the dnaG gene encoding DNA primase: MISKNTIDKVYDQMRVEEVIGDFVQLKKAGSNYKGLSPFSNERTPSFMVSPVKQIWKDFSSGKGGNAIAFLMEHEHFTYPEAIRYLAKKYHIEIEETEISSEEKEKANERESLYIVSEFAQKYFEEVLTETEEGKAIGMTYFKERGFTLETIKKFRLGYSPNEWTALTDTALKKGYQLEFLEKTGLTIVKEDKKFDRFKGRVMFPIHSMSGRVLGFGGRILTQDKKAAKYLNSPESEIYHKSKILYGIFHAKQAIAKADNCYLVEGYTDVIQLHQKGIENVVASSGTALTPEQIRLINRLTTNITMLYDGDAAGLRASIRGVDLILEQGMNVKICTFPEGEDPDSFARKTAYEDLVLYLEENATDFIRFKASLLMQEAKNDPIKRAETIRDMVESISKIPDSIKREVYVRECAVIMDISEEVLFSTLSQILKKDFYEGQKVERKKRQSLEVTRSKEEQAKMAVNRLEILEHDLIKHLLLYGNRTCVFTDSILQVDEEGKLEEKKIQQELKVYEKIYLELHEDEIQFANPDFKNIYDLAMEQFNQAEESYQLATFINQLPMELSQKVSQIIMEDENLQLHDWLRKDIVPKDKDANIDLAVSDIILNIRKLLVSHLIENITAKISNSDEDQKREMLEEVLNYIQLQKILGKRLNRVVN, encoded by the coding sequence ATGATTTCAAAAAATACCATCGACAAAGTTTACGACCAAATGCGGGTCGAAGAAGTGATTGGTGATTTCGTTCAACTGAAAAAGGCAGGTTCTAATTATAAAGGACTTAGCCCTTTTTCCAATGAACGGACTCCAAGTTTTATGGTCTCGCCCGTAAAGCAAATCTGGAAAGATTTTTCTTCCGGAAAGGGAGGGAATGCCATCGCTTTTCTGATGGAACACGAGCATTTCACCTATCCGGAAGCAATTCGGTATTTGGCAAAAAAATATCATATTGAAATTGAAGAAACCGAGATTTCTTCCGAAGAGAAAGAAAAAGCCAATGAGCGGGAAAGCCTTTACATTGTTTCGGAATTTGCCCAAAAATATTTTGAAGAAGTTTTGACCGAAACTGAGGAAGGAAAAGCCATCGGGATGACGTACTTCAAAGAACGAGGTTTTACGCTCGAAACTATCAAAAAATTCCGTTTGGGATATTCACCTAACGAATGGACAGCCCTCACCGATACGGCCTTAAAAAAAGGCTATCAGCTTGAATTTCTCGAAAAAACAGGACTGACCATCGTTAAAGAAGATAAAAAATTCGACCGATTTAAAGGCAGAGTAATGTTCCCCATTCATTCAATGAGCGGACGCGTATTGGGCTTCGGAGGTCGTATTCTTACGCAGGATAAAAAAGCCGCAAAATATCTCAACTCACCCGAAAGTGAAATCTATCACAAAAGTAAGATTCTATACGGAATTTTTCACGCCAAACAAGCCATCGCCAAGGCAGATAATTGCTATTTGGTTGAAGGATACACCGACGTAATTCAATTGCACCAAAAAGGAATTGAAAACGTAGTAGCATCAAGCGGGACGGCACTCACCCCTGAACAAATCCGATTAATAAACAGACTAACCACCAACATAACAATGCTTTACGACGGAGACGCCGCAGGACTTCGAGCTTCTATCCGTGGAGTAGATTTGATTTTGGAGCAGGGAATGAATGTTAAAATTTGTACTTTTCCCGAAGGAGAAGACCCTGATAGTTTTGCCCGAAAAACAGCCTATGAGGATTTAGTGCTTTATTTGGAAGAAAACGCCACTGATTTTATTCGTTTTAAGGCTTCACTTTTGATGCAAGAGGCTAAAAATGACCCAATCAAACGAGCCGAAACCATTCGTGATATGGTGGAAAGTATTTCAAAAATTCCTGATTCTATCAAGCGAGAAGTGTACGTGCGTGAATGTGCCGTTATTATGGATATTTCGGAAGAAGTGCTTTTCTCCACACTTTCTCAAATCTTGAAAAAAGATTTCTACGAAGGACAAAAAGTAGAACGCAAAAAACGCCAATCGCTCGAAGTCACTCGAAGTAAGGAAGAACAAGCTAAAATGGCCGTGAACCGACTGGAAATATTGGAACACGACCTCATCAAGCATCTTCTTTTGTACGGAAATAGAACTTGCGTGTTTACGGATTCCATACTTCAAGTTGATGAAGAAGGCAAATTGGAAGAGAAAAAAATTCAGCAAGAACTGAAAGTTTACGAAAAAATTTACCTTGAACTTCACGAGGACGAAATTCAGTTTGCCAATCCTGATTTCAAAAACATTTATGATTTGGCAATGGAACAGTTCAACCAAGCGGAAGAATCGTATCAATTAGCAACTTTCATCAATCAATTACCGATGGAGCTTAGCCAGAAAGTTTCGCAAATTATTATGGAAGATGAAAATTTGCAATTACACGATTGGCTTCGGAAAGATATTGTGCCGAAAGACAAAGATGCAAACATCGATTTGGCTGTTTCAGACATCATTTTAAACATACGTAAGTTATTGGTTAGCCATCTAATAGAAAACATCACTGCAAAAATTAGCAATTCCGACGAAGACCAAAAACGCGAAATGTTGGAAGAAGTTTTGAATTACATACAACTGCAAAAAATATTGGGAAAACGCCTCAATCGTGTTGTGAATTAA
- a CDS encoding energy transducer TonB, protein MKKYFLLVVTMMSFSVYAFKATESYFSIEKDSVLPDNSLAIEKVEPDEYPKMSNCQDANGTIEGFKKCLVAYFKENVQNAENLEGRVYLVFKVNADGKIEKVRIHSNQNALIEEGERLLKQMPLFVPAQKAGNPIEFTYTMPLTFKREKALKQEKYFSNPDVEAKWESCESAEDENKSLGKCIRKFMFERIATEDDGEEKSVYMLLKIDSDGNSMVEGIEGEDEALAREVYQKSREFPKFIPARKNGKLVGSINFVPIIFNKKETYDSSTPPDVYPQIKSCKDSFFTFGSFQKCLNEHVQRNFQYPELAAKYNIQRTVYVVFKIKEDKSVQILAALGDETQILRNEAIRIIKKLSVKAPAMKDGKPTFLVFIYPINFKLN, encoded by the coding sequence ATGAAGAAATATTTTCTGCTCGTTGTGACAATGATGTCTTTTTCAGTGTATGCTTTCAAAGCTACTGAAAGTTATTTTTCAATAGAGAAAGATTCTGTTTTGCCTGATAATTCCCTTGCTATTGAGAAAGTGGAACCCGATGAGTATCCCAAAATGAGTAATTGTCAGGACGCAAACGGAACCATTGAAGGATTTAAAAAGTGTCTTGTTGCTTATTTTAAAGAAAATGTGCAAAACGCTGAAAATCTTGAGGGAAGAGTCTATCTTGTGTTTAAAGTTAATGCCGATGGGAAGATTGAAAAAGTAAGAATTCATTCCAATCAAAATGCTTTAATTGAAGAAGGAGAACGACTTTTAAAGCAGATGCCTTTGTTCGTTCCTGCTCAAAAAGCCGGAAATCCGATTGAGTTTACGTACACAATGCCTCTGACATTCAAGAGAGAGAAAGCCCTCAAGCAGGAAAAATATTTTTCTAATCCTGATGTGGAGGCAAAATGGGAAAGTTGTGAAAGTGCAGAAGATGAAAATAAATCTTTAGGTAAATGTATTCGAAAATTTATGTTTGAAAGGATAGCGACGGAAGATGACGGAGAAGAAAAATCTGTTTATATGTTATTAAAAATTGATTCTGACGGAAATTCTATGGTTGAGGGTATTGAAGGAGAAGATGAGGCTTTAGCAAGAGAAGTGTATCAAAAATCAAGAGAATTTCCAAAATTTATTCCGGCACGAAAGAACGGAAAGTTAGTAGGTTCCATTAATTTTGTTCCTATTATATTTAATAAAAAGGAAACATATGATTCATCCACCCCTCCTGATGTTTATCCGCAAATCAAATCTTGTAAGGATTCGTTCTTTACTTTTGGAAGTTTTCAGAAATGTTTGAATGAACACGTGCAAAGAAATTTTCAATATCCGGAATTGGCGGCGAAATATAACATTCAAAGAACTGTTTATGTTGTTTTTAAAATAAAGGAAGATAAAAGCGTTCAAATATTAGCAGCTTTGGGTGATGAAACTCAAATTTTAAGAAATGAGGCGATACGTATTATTAAAAAACTTTCGGTAAAAGCTCCGGCAATGAAAGATGGCAAACCTACTTTTTTAGTTTTCATTTATCCGATAAATTTTAAATTGAATTAA
- the miaB gene encoding tRNA (N6-isopentenyl adenosine(37)-C2)-methylthiotransferase MiaB, whose amino-acid sequence MEKVIDESKQGQSLVLEANTNNHKKLYIESYGCQMNFSDSEIVASILSEQGYNTTQTLEEADLVLLNTCSIREKAEQTIRKRLEQFNSIKRSRPAMKVGVLGCMAERLKHAFLEEEKIVDMVVGPDAYKDLPNLLQEVEGGREAVNVILSKDETYADISPIRLNSNGVTAFVSITRGCDNMCTFCIVPFTRGRERSRDPFSILNEIKDLEERGFKEITLLGQNVDSYLWYGGGLKKDFDKASEMQKATAVNFAKLLDMVAVAHPKMRIRFSTSNPQDMTLDVIDTMAKHHNICKYIHLPVQSGSNRILKAMNRLHTREEYFTLIDNIRERIPECAISQDMIAGFPTETEEDHQDTLSLMEYVKYDFGFMFAYSERPGTLAARKIEDDVPEEVKKRRLSEIIDLQQKHSLLRTQEKVGQICEVLIEGNSKKSDEQWMGRNTQNTVVVFPKEHYKVGDFVNVKIESCTSTTLIGKAIGYSDMM is encoded by the coding sequence ATGGAAAAAGTTATTGACGAATCAAAGCAAGGACAAAGTCTTGTTTTGGAAGCAAATACGAACAATCACAAAAAATTATATATAGAAAGCTACGGTTGCCAAATGAATTTCTCGGATAGCGAAATTGTGGCTTCGATTCTCTCCGAGCAAGGTTACAACACCACACAAACACTTGAAGAAGCTGATTTGGTGCTACTTAACACTTGTTCTATTCGGGAAAAAGCCGAACAAACCATTCGCAAACGATTGGAACAATTCAATTCTATCAAAAGAAGCCGCCCTGCAATGAAAGTGGGCGTATTGGGATGTATGGCTGAACGACTAAAACACGCCTTTTTGGAAGAAGAAAAAATTGTGGATATGGTTGTAGGTCCTGACGCTTACAAAGATTTACCAAACCTTCTGCAAGAAGTAGAAGGCGGACGTGAAGCTGTCAATGTAATTCTTTCAAAAGATGAAACATACGCCGACATTTCACCCATCAGGCTGAACAGCAACGGAGTAACAGCCTTCGTTTCCATCACACGTGGATGCGACAATATGTGTACTTTTTGTATTGTTCCGTTTACACGCGGACGCGAACGAAGTCGCGACCCTTTTTCTATACTAAATGAAATCAAAGACTTAGAAGAGAGAGGATTTAAAGAAATTACGCTTTTAGGTCAGAACGTGGATAGTTATCTTTGGTACGGTGGCGGACTGAAAAAAGATTTCGACAAAGCCAGCGAAATGCAAAAAGCCACTGCGGTGAATTTTGCAAAACTACTTGATATGGTGGCTGTTGCTCATCCAAAAATGCGTATTCGTTTCTCCACTTCCAACCCGCAAGATATGACTCTTGATGTGATTGACACAATGGCAAAACATCACAATATCTGCAAATATATTCACTTGCCTGTACAAAGCGGAAGTAACCGTATCTTAAAGGCAATGAACCGATTACATACAAGAGAAGAATATTTTACATTAATTGATAACATCCGTGAACGCATTCCTGAATGTGCCATTTCACAAGATATGATTGCAGGTTTCCCAACTGAAACGGAAGAAGACCACCAAGACACACTTTCACTTATGGAGTACGTAAAATACGACTTTGGGTTTATGTTTGCCTATTCGGAACGACCAGGAACGCTTGCTGCACGCAAAATCGAAGATGATGTTCCTGAGGAAGTCAAAAAACGCCGTCTTTCCGAAATCATTGATTTACAGCAGAAACACAGTCTTCTTCGCACACAGGAAAAAGTGGGACAAATTTGCGAAGTGCTCATCGAAGGAAATTCCAAGAAATCAGACGAACAATGGATGGGAAGAAATACACAAAACACAGTAGTTGTTTTCCCAAAAGAGCATTACAAAGTAGGTGATTTTGTGAACGTTAAGATAGAAAGTTGCACATCAACCACCCTTATCGGAAAAGCCATTGGGTATAGCGATATGATGTAA
- a CDS encoding YbjQ family protein, translated as MILSTTPTLEGHPIKEYKGIVTGETIIGANAIKDFMAGLTDFFGGRSTTYEKVLIEAKNTALAELQQRASMMGANAVVGIDLDYETVGSNGGMLMVTASGTAVVI; from the coding sequence ATGATTCTATCAACAACCCCAACTCTTGAAGGGCATCCTATCAAAGAATATAAAGGCATCGTAACGGGAGAAACCATCATCGGAGCCAACGCTATTAAGGATTTTATGGCTGGGCTTACCGACTTTTTTGGTGGGCGTTCCACTACATACGAAAAAGTGCTCATCGAAGCCAAAAACACAGCTCTTGCCGAACTGCAACAACGTGCCTCAATGATGGGAGCAAACGCCGTAGTGGGCATAGACCTTGATTATGAAACCGTTGGAAGCAACGGAGGAATGCTAATGGTAACTGCAAGCGGAACGGCAGTAGTTATCTAA
- a CDS encoding S-ribosylhomocysteine lyase, with translation MERIASFCIDHLKLERGIYVSRKDYVGKEVLTSFDIRMKLPYREPVLGAAEIHTIEHLAATWLRNSDWKDKIIYWGPMGCQTGNYLILAGDFSSKDIVPLITELFQYMADFEGEIPGASAMECGNFYNNNLPMAKYEAKKYLEEVLYNLKEENLNYPN, from the coding sequence ATGGAAAGAATAGCAAGTTTTTGTATTGACCATTTAAAATTAGAGCGAGGAATTTACGTTTCTCGCAAAGATTATGTAGGGAAAGAGGTACTCACCTCGTTTGATATTCGTATGAAGTTGCCTTATCGCGAACCTGTTTTAGGAGCTGCTGAAATTCACACCATTGAGCATTTAGCAGCGACTTGGCTACGCAACAGCGATTGGAAAGACAAAATCATCTACTGGGGACCAATGGGCTGCCAAACAGGAAATTATCTTATCTTGGCAGGAGATTTTTCGTCAAAAGATATTGTTCCGTTAATTACCGAATTATTCCAATATATGGCTGATTTTGAAGGAGAAATACCGGGAGCATCGGCAATGGAATGCGGAAATTTTTACAATAACAACCTCCCAATGGCAAAATACGAAGCGAAAAAATATCTTGAAGAAGTGCTTTACAATCTAAAAGAAGAAAATCTAAATTATCCTAATTAA